One part of the Gammaproteobacteria bacterium genome encodes these proteins:
- a CDS encoding OprO/OprP family phosphate-selective porin, translating to MQKKLIAAAAVLSTVLAPAQADVKVSTKGGLKVETDDGNFMFRTGGRIHLDAAFHDDDRSDLEDGTKFRRARLFLSGTIYRDWAFKAQYDFAEDDVAAKDLYIKYKPWGITIGQFKQPLSLEELTSSNYTTFIERASINNLATSRRIGVGYNTGGDNYSFAASVYGRNVGEDTVDDEGFGVGGRLTFAPWASATRALHLGVAASMESPRLGDDAARFRARPEANVDGGRLIDTGSLSGVDDISKYGLEAALVQGPFSLQAEYLAVSVLREAGNPDTDFDGYYVFGSWFLTGESRPYNASKGRFGRVKPTAKSGAWELAARYSNLNLNDGVVTGGEMDNWTLGVNYYMNANARLMFNYIGVDTDDNAGNDDPGIFLMRAQLDF from the coding sequence ATGCAGAAGAAACTCATCGCAGCGGCGGCCGTGCTGTCGACCGTCCTGGCGCCCGCGCAGGCCGATGTCAAGGTCAGCACCAAGGGCGGCCTGAAGGTCGAGACCGACGACGGCAACTTCATGTTCCGCACCGGCGGCCGCATCCACCTGGACGCCGCCTTCCACGACGACGACCGGAGCGATCTGGAGGACGGCACCAAGTTCCGCCGCGCGCGCCTGTTCTTGAGCGGCACGATCTACAGGGACTGGGCCTTCAAGGCACAGTATGATTTCGCCGAGGACGATGTCGCCGCGAAGGATCTCTACATAAAGTACAAGCCCTGGGGCATCACCATCGGCCAGTTCAAGCAGCCGCTGAGCCTGGAAGAGCTGACCAGTTCCAACTACACCACCTTCATCGAGCGCGCCTCGATCAACAATCTCGCCACCTCGCGCCGCATCGGCGTGGGCTACAACACCGGCGGCGACAACTATTCTTTCGCCGCCAGCGTCTACGGCCGCAACGTGGGCGAGGACACGGTCGATGACGAGGGCTTCGGCGTCGGTGGACGTCTGACCTTCGCACCCTGGGCGTCCGCTACCCGTGCCCTGCACCTGGGCGTCGCGGCCAGCATGGAAAGCCCGCGGCTGGGTGACGATGCGGCGCGCTTCCGTGCCCGCCCGGAGGCCAACGTCGATGGCGGCCGTCTGATCGACACCGGCAGCCTGAGCGGTGTCGACGACATCAGCAAATACGGCCTGGAGGCCGCCCTGGTGCAGGGTCCATTCTCGCTGCAGGCCGAATACCTGGCGGTCAGCGTGTTGCGCGAGGCCGGCAATCCGGACACCGACTTCGACGGTTACTACGTGTTCGGCAGCTGGTTCCTGACCGGCGAGTCCCGTCCCTACAACGCCAGCAAGGGCCGCTTCGGCCGCGTCAAGCCCACTGCCAAATCTGGTGCCTGGGAACTCGCGGCGCGCTACAGCAACCTGAACCTGAACGACGGCGTGGTCACCGGCGGCGAGATGGATAACTGGACGCTGGGCGTGAACTACTACATGAATGCGAACGCTCGTCTGATGTTCAACTACATCGGCGTCGATACCGACGACAACGCCGGCAACGATGATCCCGGGATCTTCCTGATGCGTGCGCAGCTGGACTTCTAG
- the phoR gene encoding phosphate regulon sensor histidine kinase PhoR, with protein sequence MSNPWIEEAWRTVAIALLSLLVGWLSGHVAVALLAGLGAYAAWHMRQVYRLEQWLRHGKRFHPPEAHGIWEEIFQHIYRLQQRNRKRKRKLGDMLSRFQQATTALPDAIVVLEGEHIEWWNAAAHTLLGLNYPRDVGQHIANLLRHPDFVAYLRGGRFDGPIQMSSPCDPHIILSLKIVAYGKNQRLLVVRDISRLQQLERMRRDFVANVSHELRTPLTVVTGYLEALRDDQEDAAARRWNRSLQVMHEQSDRMRGIVEDLLTLSRLETTPQLDQQAPVAVPDLLARLVEDARQLGGAQAHRITLDADPSLWLLGSEQELRSLFSNLAFNAVRYTPAGGSIRMRWYGDAGGAHFEITDTGIGIAAQHLSRLTERFYRVDVGRSRGSGGTGLGLAIAKHVLLRHDGRLRIVSQPGTGSTFTCDFPVARVHHPAQPTVG encoded by the coding sequence TTGTCCAATCCCTGGATCGAAGAGGCTTGGCGCACCGTCGCCATCGCCCTCCTCAGCCTGCTGGTCGGCTGGCTGTCGGGTCATGTCGCCGTGGCGCTGCTGGCCGGCCTGGGCGCCTATGCCGCTTGGCATATGCGTCAGGTCTATCGGCTGGAGCAGTGGCTGCGCCACGGCAAGCGCTTCCATCCGCCGGAAGCGCACGGCATCTGGGAGGAGATCTTCCAGCACATCTACCGTCTGCAGCAGCGTAATCGCAAACGCAAACGCAAGCTCGGCGACATGCTCAGCCGTTTCCAGCAGGCGACCACGGCGTTGCCGGATGCCATCGTAGTGCTCGAGGGCGAGCATATCGAATGGTGGAACGCCGCCGCCCACACGCTACTCGGCCTGAATTACCCGCGCGACGTCGGCCAGCACATCGCCAATCTCCTACGCCACCCGGATTTCGTCGCCTATCTGCGCGGCGGCCGCTTCGACGGTCCCATCCAGATGTCCTCGCCGTGCGACCCGCACATCATCCTGTCGCTGAAGATCGTCGCCTACGGCAAGAATCAGCGACTGCTGGTGGTGCGCGACATCAGCCGTCTGCAGCAGCTCGAGCGCATGCGCCGCGACTTCGTCGCGAACGTGTCGCACGAGCTGCGCACACCGCTGACCGTGGTCACGGGCTATCTGGAGGCGCTACGGGACGACCAGGAGGACGCGGCGGCACGCCGCTGGAACCGCTCGCTGCAGGTCATGCACGAGCAGTCCGACCGTATGCGGGGTATCGTCGAAGATCTGCTGACGCTGTCGCGGCTGGAGACCACGCCGCAGCTGGATCAGCAGGCCCCCGTGGCCGTGCCCGACCTGCTCGCCCGGCTGGTCGAGGATGCTCGCCAGCTGGGTGGCGCGCAGGCACACCGGATCACGCTGGACGCGGACCCGTCGCTGTGGCTGCTGGGCAGTGAGCAGGAGCTGCGCAGCCTGTTCTCCAACCTGGCCTTCAATGCGGTGCGCTACACGCCGGCCGGTGGCAGCATCCGTATGCGCTGGTACGGCGACGCCGGCGGTGCGCACTTCGAGATCACGGACACCGGCATCGGCATCGCCGCCCAACACCTTTCGCGGCTGACGGAACGTTTCTATCGTGTGGACGTCGGCCGCTCGCGCGGCAGTGGCGGTACCGGCCTGGGGCTGGCGATTGCCAAGCACGTGTTGCTGCGCCACGACGGGCGGCTGCGCATCGTCAGCCAGCCCGGCACCGGCAGCACCTTCACCTGCGATTTCCCCGTGGCGCGGGTGCACCACCCGGCACAGCCCACCGTCGGCTGA
- a CDS encoding phosphate ABC transporter substrate-binding protein PstS family protein: protein MRFKLQLVSAIAPALLAVACSPALAEGAKVDPGIADYTRSSGVSGNLSSVGSDTLANLMTLWAEEFKRAYPNVNIQIQAAGSSTAPPALTEGTSNIGPMSRSMKDKEIESFEKKYGYKPTRIRVAIDALAVFVHKDNPIEGLTIPQVDAIFSSTRKCGEAEDITRWGQVGLTGGWGGRSMQLYGRNSVSGTYGYFKDHALCKGDFRNNVSEQPGSASVVQSVSTTVNSIGYSGIGYVTSGVKAVPLAKKTGSPFVEATAEKAITGEYPLSRFLYVYVNKHPNQPLPPLEHEFLKLVLSKAGQQVVVKDGYIPMPAKVVEAELKKLQ from the coding sequence ATGCGATTCAAGCTTCAGCTCGTATCCGCCATCGCGCCGGCCCTGTTGGCCGTGGCGTGCAGCCCGGCCCTGGCCGAGGGCGCCAAGGTCGACCCCGGCATCGCGGATTACACCAGGTCCAGCGGCGTTTCCGGCAACCTGTCCAGCGTCGGCTCCGACACCCTGGCCAACCTGATGACGCTGTGGGCCGAGGAATTCAAGCGTGCATACCCGAACGTCAATATCCAGATCCAGGCCGCCGGCTCCTCCACCGCACCGCCTGCGCTGACCGAAGGCACGTCCAACATCGGCCCCATGAGCCGCAGTATGAAGGACAAGGAGATCGAGTCCTTCGAGAAGAAATACGGCTACAAGCCGACCCGGATCCGCGTCGCCATCGACGCCCTGGCGGTGTTCGTGCACAAGGACAACCCCATCGAGGGTTTGACCATTCCGCAGGTCGACGCGATCTTCTCCTCCACCCGCAAGTGCGGCGAGGCCGAGGACATCACACGCTGGGGTCAGGTCGGTCTGACCGGCGGCTGGGGAGGCCGCTCCATGCAACTGTACGGGCGCAACTCGGTGTCCGGCACCTATGGCTACTTCAAGGATCACGCGCTGTGCAAGGGTGACTTCAGGAACAACGTCAGCGAGCAGCCCGGCTCGGCCTCGGTGGTGCAGTCGGTGTCGACCACCGTCAACAGCATCGGCTACTCCGGTATCGGCTACGTCACCTCCGGCGTGAAGGCCGTGCCGCTGGCGAAGAAGACCGGCAGCCCCTTCGTCGAGGCGACCGCGGAGAAGGCCATCACGGGTGAGTACCCGTTGTCACGTTTCCTGTACGTCTACGTCAACAAGCATCCGAACCAGCCACTGCCGCCGCTGGAGCACGAGTTTCTCAAGTTGGTGCTGTCGAAGGCCGGTCAGCAAGTGGTCGTCAAGGATGGCTATATCCCGATGCCCGCCAAGGTGGTCGAGGCGGAGCTGAAAAAGCTGCAGTAA
- the phoB gene encoding phosphate regulon transcriptional regulator PhoB, which yields MQPDHQFETTILIVDDEPAIREMVGFALERAGFRWLEAADAAQAQVVIADRRPDLVLLDWMLPDLSGIHLARRLKREEFTAALPIIMLTARGEEEDRVRGLEVGADDYVTKPFSPRELVARIKAVLRRAGKTEAEAVVECEGLILDAASHRVTAAGEPVDLGPTEFRLLNFFMTHPERVFSRTQLLDRVWGRNVYVEERTIDVHVRRLRKALSLHGHDCLIQTVRGAGYRFSARE from the coding sequence ATGCAGCCCGATCATCAGTTTGAAACAACCATTCTGATCGTGGACGATGAGCCGGCCATCCGCGAGATGGTCGGCTTCGCCCTGGAACGCGCCGGCTTTCGCTGGCTGGAGGCGGCCGACGCGGCCCAGGCGCAGGTGGTCATCGCCGATCGGCGGCCCGATCTGGTGCTGCTCGACTGGATGCTCCCCGATCTCAGCGGTATCCATCTCGCCCGCCGCCTCAAGCGCGAGGAGTTCACCGCCGCCCTGCCCATCATCATGCTGACGGCGCGCGGCGAGGAGGAGGATCGCGTCCGTGGCCTGGAGGTCGGCGCGGACGACTACGTCACCAAGCCGTTCTCGCCACGCGAACTGGTGGCGCGCATCAAGGCGGTGCTACGGCGCGCCGGCAAGACCGAGGCCGAAGCCGTGGTCGAGTGCGAAGGCCTGATACTGGACGCGGCCAGTCACCGGGTGACCGCCGCCGGAGAACCGGTGGATCTCGGGCCGACGGAGTTCCGGCTGCTCAACTTTTTCATGACCCACCCGGAGCGCGTGTTCAGCCGCACGCAGTTGCTCGACCGTGTCTGGGGACGTAATGTGTACGTCGAAGAGCGCACCATCGATGTCCATGTCCGGCGGCTGCGCAAGGCCTTGTCGCTGCACGGTCATGATTGCCTGATCCAGACGGTGCGGGGGGCCGGGTATCGGTTCTCTGCACGGGAATAA
- a CDS encoding CBS domain-containing protein has product MTDSKPIIRVREVMKTRFDFVDGMTTVAEALRTMRHVETKALIVTRRDDDDEYGMLLISDIACQVLARDRAPERVNVYEIMTKPVISVAPDMDIRYCARLFERFDLSRAPVIEDGTVIGIVSFTDMVLRGLCRESEA; this is encoded by the coding sequence ATGACTGACAGTAAACCAATCATCCGGGTGCGCGAGGTCATGAAGACCCGCTTCGACTTCGTCGACGGCATGACCACCGTGGCCGAGGCCCTGCGCACCATGCGGCATGTCGAGACCAAGGCGCTGATCGTGACGCGGCGCGACGACGATGACGAATATGGCATGCTGCTGATCTCGGACATCGCCTGTCAGGTGCTGGCCCGCGACCGCGCCCCGGAGCGCGTCAATGTCTACGAGATCATGACCAAGCCCGTGATCTCCGTCGCCCCCGATATGGACATCCGCTATTGCGCCCGCCTGTTCGAGCGCTTCGACCTGTCACGCGCGCCCGTGATCGAGGACGGCACGGTGATCGGCATCGTCAGCTTTACCGACATGGTGCTGCGTGGGTTGTGTAGGGAGAGTGAGGCGTGA
- a CDS encoding PilZ domain-containing protein: MTMEHRWSERKPIELDVALFYAPVGVITGKTRDVSLEGMYVQTEGVQLPLHAELEISFVTETSNGARREHHLPACVVHGDGVGVGLMLRHMSYGDFYALRHMLTATPASLQHAVTTQ; the protein is encoded by the coding sequence ATGACGATGGAACACCGTTGGAGTGAGCGAAAACCGATCGAATTGGATGTCGCGCTGTTCTACGCGCCGGTCGGGGTCATCACCGGCAAGACTCGCGACGTCAGTCTGGAAGGCATGTACGTCCAGACCGAAGGCGTGCAACTGCCGCTGCATGCCGAACTCGAGATCTCGTTCGTTACAGAGACGAGCAACGGCGCACGCCGCGAGCACCACCTGCCCGCCTGCGTCGTGCACGGCGACGGCGTCGGCGTCGGCCTCATGCTGCGGCACATGAGCTACGGCGATTTCTACGCCCTGCGCCATATGCTGACGGCCACACCGGCCTCGCTACAGCACGCGGTCACAACACAGTAA